One window of the Procambarus clarkii isolate CNS0578487 chromosome 89, FALCON_Pclarkii_2.0, whole genome shotgun sequence genome contains the following:
- the slf gene encoding uncharacterized protein slf isoform X2 — translation MRLILVLVALVAAAAADKLQQQQQQKPAKGTLLALPVPELCASRPKQWQFGIHNYFFSWDQERPGFYEEESANPQENVGKKVNWLVARNECRRRCMDAVGIETEAENNMIFDFIKNRNITYIWTSGRLCDFTGCETRDDLRPLNVNGWFWSNTNTKTAPTNKTPPGWSYQPWSQTGHTGKPQPDNAEFDINQTTESCLGVLNNIYNDGVKWHDIACYHPKPFVCEDSDQLLEYVKATNPNIQL, via the exons ATGCGTCTGATACTGGTGCTCGTAGCGCTCGTGGCGGCCGCCGCCGCTGACAAActtcaacagcaacaacaacagaaacCTGCAAAGGGAACCCTCCTTGCCCTGCCAGTACCTGAACTGTGTGCTTCAC GTCCTAAACAATGGCAGTTCGGCATCCACAACTACTTCTTCTCCTGGGACCAGGAGCGCCCTGGCTTCTACGAGGAGGAGAGCGCTAACCCGCAGGAGAACGTGGGCAAGAAGGTGAACTGGCTGGTGGCGCGCAATGAGTGCCGTCGACGCTGCATGGACGCCGTCGGTATTGAGACCGAGGCTGAGAACAACATGATCTTCGACTTTATAAAAAACC GCAACATCACCTACATCTGGACGTCTGGACGTCTGTGTGACTTCACAGGCTGCGAGACCCGCGATGACCTGCGTCCCCTCAACGTCAACGGATGGTTctggtccaacaccaacaccaagacGGCGCCCACCAACAAGACGCCACCTGGCTGGTCCTACCAGCCATGGAGCCAAACCGGCCACACCGGCAAGCCACAGCCCGACAACGCCGAGTTCGACATTAACCAGACCACCGAGTCCTGCCTGGGCGTCTTGAATAACATTTACAACGATGGTGTTAAGTGGCACGACATTGCCTGCTACCACCCGAAGCCCTTCGTGTGTGAGGACAGCGACCAGCTGCTGGAGTACGTCAAGGCCACCAACCCCAACATCCAGCTCTAA
- the slf gene encoding uncharacterized protein slf isoform X1, with the protein MTRNVVDDILGVIYGRMRLILVLVALVAAAAADKLQQQQQQKPAKGTLLALPVPELCASRPKQWQFGIHNYFFSWDQERPGFYEEESANPQENVGKKVNWLVARNECRRRCMDAVGIETEAENNMIFDFIKNRNITYIWTSGRLCDFTGCETRDDLRPLNVNGWFWSNTNTKTAPTNKTPPGWSYQPWSQTGHTGKPQPDNAEFDINQTTESCLGVLNNIYNDGVKWHDIACYHPKPFVCEDSDQLLEYVKATNPNIQL; encoded by the exons ATGACCAGGAATGTGGTGGATGATATACTGGGTGTAATATATGGAAG AATGCGTCTGATACTGGTGCTCGTAGCGCTCGTGGCGGCCGCCGCCGCTGACAAActtcaacagcaacaacaacagaaacCTGCAAAGGGAACCCTCCTTGCCCTGCCAGTACCTGAACTGTGTGCTTCAC GTCCTAAACAATGGCAGTTCGGCATCCACAACTACTTCTTCTCCTGGGACCAGGAGCGCCCTGGCTTCTACGAGGAGGAGAGCGCTAACCCGCAGGAGAACGTGGGCAAGAAGGTGAACTGGCTGGTGGCGCGCAATGAGTGCCGTCGACGCTGCATGGACGCCGTCGGTATTGAGACCGAGGCTGAGAACAACATGATCTTCGACTTTATAAAAAACC GCAACATCACCTACATCTGGACGTCTGGACGTCTGTGTGACTTCACAGGCTGCGAGACCCGCGATGACCTGCGTCCCCTCAACGTCAACGGATGGTTctggtccaacaccaacaccaagacGGCGCCCACCAACAAGACGCCACCTGGCTGGTCCTACCAGCCATGGAGCCAAACCGGCCACACCGGCAAGCCACAGCCCGACAACGCCGAGTTCGACATTAACCAGACCACCGAGTCCTGCCTGGGCGTCTTGAATAACATTTACAACGATGGTGTTAAGTGGCACGACATTGCCTGCTACCACCCGAAGCCCTTCGTGTGTGAGGACAGCGACCAGCTGCTGGAGTACGTCAAGGCCACCAACCCCAACATCCAGCTCTAA